Below is a window of Hydrogenimonas sp. SS33 DNA.
CAAAGACTCCTCCCTCAACATCCGTTTCATCTACTACATCAGGAAGGGAGCGTCGGTTTTCGGCACCCAGAATGCCGTAAACATGGAGATTTTGAAGCGGTTCAACGAGAAAGGCCTCGAGTTCGCCTTCCCGACCCAGACCGTCTACCACAAACCCCTCTAAAAAAGGCCCACCAGCGCCGCCAGCAGGACCGGCGGCGTGACGAGCATCCCCACTTTCATATACTCCCCCCAGCCGATGTGCACCCCTTTTCTGTCTAGCACATGGAGCCAAAGCAGCGTGGCCAGCGAGCCGATGGGGGTCATCTTGGGCCCCAGGTTGGCGCCGAGAATATTCGCGTAGGCGAGCACTTCATGGCCATTAAAGCCCACATGGTCGATGGCGATGTCCATGATCATGATGGTGGGCATGTTGTTCATCACCGCGCTCATGACGGCGGAGATGAAGCCGGTACCGATGACGGCCGTTTCATGTCCCCGGGCCAGCAGCGCCTCGATCCATGACGCCACTTCGTGGGTGAGCCCCGCGTTTTTGAGGCCGAAAACAACCACATAGAGGCCGATGGAAAACCAGACCACCTGCCAGGGCGCGGTCTTGACGGTCATAATGGGCTTGGCGGCCTTGTGCTTCGCGGCGATGGCCAGAAAGAGCAGCGCCCCACCCAGGGCGAAAAAGGAGACCGGCACGTGGTAGAGGTCGCCGATGAAGTAGCCGGCCAGCAGGAGCCCCAGAAACCACCAGCTTATCCTGAACATCTTCTCGTTTCGAATGACGCTTCTGGCTTCGGGGAGGACCGAAATATCGACGGTTCCAGGGATGGAGCGGCGGAAAACGAGCCAGAGGACGGCAATGGAGGCGGCGATGGAGAAGAGATTGGGCACAAACATGGTCTTCATGTACTCCCAGAAGCCGATGTGGAAATAGTCGGCGGTGACGATGTTGGTGAGGTTGGAGATGACCAGGGGGTTGGAGGCGCTGTCGCCGATGAAGCCGCCCGCCATTAGGAAGGCGAAGATCGCCTTTTTGTCCATCTTCAGATAGCGCATCTTCGCCAGCAATATCGGGGTGAGGATCAACGCCG
It encodes the following:
- a CDS encoding arsenic transporter, which encodes MILAVSIFLVTLVLVIWQPRGLPIGTTAVLGAVAALLLGVVSWHDVVEVTEIVWDATLAFIGIILLSMVLDEIGFFEWAAVKMTRLSRGSGPRMFVNILLLGALVAAFFANDGAALILTPILLAKMRYLKMDKKAIFAFLMAGGFIGDSASNPLVISNLTNIVTADYFHIGFWEYMKTMFVPNLFSIAASIAVLWLVFRRSIPGTVDISVLPEARSVIRNEKMFRISWWFLGLLLAGYFIGDLYHVPVSFFALGGALLFLAIAAKHKAAKPIMTVKTAPWQVVWFSIGLYVVVFGLKNAGLTHEVASWIEALLARGHETAVIGTGFISAVMSAVMNNMPTIMIMDIAIDHVGFNGHEVLAYANILGANLGPKMTPIGSLATLLWLHVLDRKGVHIGWGEYMKVGMLVTPPVLLAALVGLF